CAGAtgaaaggaaagtttgcttctaatctgcttttaaaacactcaatacgGAAGTTAATTGcaattgattggtactcaaatgtagaggtgagggaaggacatttttcttttttgttttcaaatcaacacattaatgaatttatttaatacctgccgattAGTAGTTCTAAAAGGCAATTAAGAGTACGAGTATCAGCACCCCCCAAATCTCTTCCCATCCAACTGCACAGGCCCTTTTCTTTTCTAGACTTCAAAAGCACTATATTAATACATTACAGCACTACCTTGGTATTTCAGTCTGCCTTACACATAGAAAAACTGTCACATATTGAAGACCCAGTGAATGTATGCACAGTACTTGATTTAGTTCCTTACTATGCtaaattgaaaaatacaaaatgtagaaaccaaataaatgaaataacaaacatttcaactaaaaggctttttcttttttttatatatatatatatatatatatatatataaatgtagtcaATGATTTTTActccaattgtgttattattaatcccggttcaccactgcaacccctcCTGTGACTCGGAAAacgggaaatggaggctgaaacatgcgtcctccgaaacgtttTCCTGCCAAgacgtcatttttcgcactgtggatccacagcaaagccatcagacctatagtgccagaggacaacacagatctgaatggctccactgcagacctacAAACTCGGGAAACCCCTAAAAGGCTTTTTCAATGTCCTCCACTCTGGCTCTAGATGTTTCTTATCAAATGTAATAAGACAAAGTGTTTTTTAGTGTCTTTGACGTAACATTGAGCGCAAATTGTTATGCGCACTGCATTACTCACCCAGTGGCActtgaacaatttttaaagtgaggGTGCTGAAGGCCACTGAACAAAACCGTAACCCATGTATATGATgcaagccatgcaaagccagagggtgctgccacacccccagcacccctagctcCAGCGCCTTTGAACTCACCCAGCCACATGACGAAGGCCTTGGCCACCAGCAGTGTGTTGCGCAGGTCCCACAGGTAGGGGTACAGGTCGTACAGCACGGCCCGGTTAGAGGAGCTGACGAAGCAGCTGTGCAGCTGTGAGATACTGTCACAGGCCAGCTGGAACTGGAGCGCACGGGACCGCCACTCCTCCACCTGAACACAACAGAAGATCTACAAGATCAGCATTGCCcgtctatacacacacacacacacacacaggagcagagCAGGGTATTATAAGACCAGCACTGTCCACCTACACACATGCAGGAGCAGAGCAGGGTACTATAAGAGGGCCGCAATATAGCGAGACCCACAGAAGATGATCACAAATACTACACAATCAAACTCGTTTTATCGTGGGCCTGAGATATTATCAACAGGGCCGCAAAACATccagaaacacatacaaatagGACACTAATAACACAGCACATCATTGTGTAAATTTAACATAAGCTTTTCAATAAAAGTTTTTTATGCAGTCTTGCTAGATGAGAACAGGCAATCACGGTTTACAGTAGGGTAAAGTAACAGACTGCATACAGCAACGTTACCGATTATCAGTGTTCCATTTGTGCCGGGGCGTACAGTCATGCtccctctagttaaaaatctcacaaaatgctttcttttaaaattctcaacacagttgtatcaagtctgcacGTTAACTTTAAAACTACTTtatgatttcagcttgagtgcctggttttactatgagtttaataagacatacctgagcttgttacctatgcacacTGGTTAatgaagcttgtattaaaacatggaatgggtgaaactgctaagcaatagcagttttatttccatccctgttgtatATTGTAATTGTCCAGCAGAGCATGTAGTTACAGATTTGTTCTGCTTGTGACTGCACTACAGCAGATTAATATGTTGGTTGTGTGGAAACAGGTAGCTGCATTTCACAAATTATGGAAGCAGCAACAAGGAACCTCTGTACTGCAGTGTAAAGCATATGTGGCCATGTGTACAGGCGTGTAAGCTGTCCTGAGGTGTACACAAATGGTTAAGGTAATGCCATCGCCAGTGCTTTGATTATATTTGCATAAGTTTTACCTTTGCATGCAAGCTAACTTCTTTATAACAGGAAGTGTATATGACAGTATGTTTAAGggcatttacattacaaaaatgatAACACCAGCAGATAACACAGTAGAAAAGTGGCAATGTGCAACAAAAACAGTATGTGAGCATATAAGCACATCCAGATCCCCTGTACTGTGCCCCACAATATTCACATTGCATTAGTCAGAGTGACATTGTGCTTATAaactaggaaaaaaaatacaaaagtgagCATTAACAGGGCTGCAGTCCTGTGTAAATGAAGCAGCCTGGTGTTCCTGTCACTCACCTTCCTGGGCTCGGTCTTCTTGACATTGACGCTGACACAGTCGCTTTTGCTGTTCAGCCACTGGAAGTCCTTCAGGAGCCTCTGCCCCTCTGCCCCGTGTTCATGGGGCAGGTAATACAGCCCTACAAGCAACCTAACCTGGGCTGGGGTGAGGGGCTCGCAGGCCTGCACTACTTCTCCCCTGCATCCCTTCTCCTTCCATAACCTCTCCCCCTCCCCGTCGCTCTGCCTCTCTTTCTCATTGCTTGTCTCACCCCCATTGAGTAAACTCTGCTGCTCTGCTTTGCCCCACTCTTCTTCCTCGGGCTCTGTGCCGCCCCCTGGCCCTGTCTCTCCCTGCTGAgcaggagaggagggggaggagaggctGCTTGGGGGGCTGTTCTTGAGAGCACCGTGGGTTAGTTTGTGACTGCCCCCCCTGGTGGTTTTATCAGGCTCTGCACCCTCAGTGACCCTCTTTGGTTCAGTGTTATTCACTGGTGATTGTTTCTCCACTTGACAGCTTTGTCTTCCTGCAGAAATAAACAGAATCCCACGTCAGCATTTCCTACAAAGAGAAGCAGCTCAACAAGTTCATTATGCTTTAAAAGAGGTTTTGCTCCACTTTCTTTTCCAATATTCAAATGCAAAAACGAAGTGAAGCCGGTGAAACTAGAACTCATTAAAACTTTCTTCAGTGGCTCACTGGATCGTTGGTTGTTCTCTATCTACTTCTGGTTTCCAGCATTGTGCTGAAGACACTGAGCTAAATCAGTCCTTAAAACCCAATGGTACAGACTTTTCATTATCAGCTCCTGTTTACCGACATCATTTCTTCAACAGCTCAGACGTATTTTAAATATACACCTTCTGTTCTTGATTacaatgttaatacaattattttaagtttCATGACTAACAATTGAAACAGATGTTTTAACTACTACGCCTTACTATACCATTCAGTTGGGAAACTTgttgaataatattttttttaattgtcttcaGAATCAAAAACTGCTTTCTCCAATACTTACAAGCAGGTCATTTACTGCTTTAACTGTCGACCAGACCAATATGTTGATTGTTGTGATTTTTCAAATTAAAGACGACAAAAGACAGCTGGCTAGGACTGTTCTACCTTACCTTGACTTATTTAGTATTACTTCTTTTATCAGCTCTTACCAAGTGAGTGTTGTGGATGCACTTTCTTAATTTTTCATTGACACTACATTATTttagttcaattttttttattaagcagtaGAGCAGTGCCCTCTTGTGGAGATAAGAGcaagtacaactttttttttttttttttttttttttttttttttttaagagcagtaTTTCCCTTTAACAGGGTTcaatctctccctctcctccagttACCTGGCTGCAGTGGCTTGGCAATCTCCTCCATCCAATCCTGTATGGCTCGAGTCAGCGCCTCCTCTGGGCAGTACAGTGACTGCCGAGACCCCTTGTGTGCTTGTGTCTCTGTCTGCTTCCCCTTATCCCTCTCACACGCCTCCTCCTTTTCTTGCTGCTGATCCTCTGCTGCAGAAACACAAGCAGAGTCTCAGGACAGGCGCTCTATACTTCAGCGTTATCACGCTCTGTGGGGTGCCTTGAACTGCTTTTTTGGGCTATGGAGGAGCAGCAAGACTGCAGGACTACAACACAACCGACAgcatattcaattggttgattatTATAAAGTTGGCATTAAAAGGAAGAAGACACTGCACCTATCTCTAACTCTAAAAGTATAATGAAGAAGCTTCAAATATCATTGAAGATTTAGATGAGTGATGACATCAGAATGATAGTACACACCATAAAATAAGGGAAATGACAATGTCACTTACACACATTTAAATCTATTTGCCGTATTCCCCCAGTTTTAAGGTTGCTGCACTGGCTTCCCATGAAGTAGTTGATTCTGAAATGCTACTCCTCACTTGCAAGGCTATTCGTGGTTCTGGTCCTGCCTATTTGCAGTAGTTATTCCATATAAACCCGCTTGGACTTTGAGATTGATAAATTACAGCTTCTTGGTAATTCCAAGAACTTAAATAAAAACCAACGTGCAAGAAACACCTTGGTTTTGGAACCGTCTTCCAACTTGTATCTGGAATGTCGAGTATTTTTTAATCTAAGCTCAAAACCTACCTCTTTGATTTGGTCTGTCACCAGCAAGCAGCTTGGAGCTCTTTTGGgcttggtgtttatttttgtaggaCGCTGTGTAAATAGAATTGGTATTGTATGGTTCCTCTTTGAGAAACACTGTTTATGATCTAATTCTGTGTTACATATTAAGGAGGCTTTACAAAATGGAAGAAGCTATCTACTGGAGGCCGACAATAACAATTCCTGCTCcaaattttattattgttttggaaGAATTCAACaagacttcatttaaaaaaaaaaaaaaaaaaacagaaagcactttTAATTGATATATTGGTGTCTATACATCTGTTAATCATTCTTAACTTGATCACTTCAACATAGCAATCTCTAGACCTTCCTTTCATCATGGTATGGAGTACAGTGGTTGTTTACTCTTTCTCAAAACCATTTAAAAGCCTTTCACTGATGTCAtctaaaatgaattatttttataatcagaCTAAACATAGAGCTCTGTTTATTTATAAGTCACCTTGTATTTCCGTGTCAGTGCTGGCACACCCCAAGGACTCAGAATCTAACATTTCAGACGACACATTAAACCGAAGCAGACCAGAGGCTTACAAATGTACGCCACACGGAGGACAAATAATGGATATCAAAAAGCAAGCAGCtttgaattgcattttaatagattttCCTTTACAgcaccagagcttgttacctatacattgtggcttatcaagcttgcagtaaaacctggaatgggtgaaactgctatgcaatagtctTATTTCTACATGTTATGCATTTCCTACAAAGACTAACAGCAGAGGGAAGTTTGTATATCTGCTCACTATGTGCAGAGCAGCACACAGACATAGTGGAAACCTTTAAGAATCTTAatcctttgctgtcctatgtcggaccaagtccaaaattacaattttaccttttcagtccaatgtcagactctgtccgacatcaaaaagatgtaaaagcaTAGGTCTcttagtcgttttttctccagaaaaagaagagaaaacctttcaatggccaagtgagaccaacaGGAGcggaatgaagccgaaaaaaaggggcgtatctcatagACCCATGCACTACAGCGGTAACACAGACATATGAAagacacttgcagagctttttgagatgttatagcaataaaataatgagttggatcacattattgaggagtttgatgataaaatgaGTAATCAGGaatggatttatcagtgtgcatgtctataaagaggtatgtgaaaaatacagcgaacaaggggtgaggcttggctggagatacagtaccgagcgtccttttgccatacactgccttttaaacctgttttactctggaaaaaatatattttaaacagcacatgcgaaaataaattggacctgacgcgcctgacaagtgctgaataaatgcacTGCTGAGGGTTAATAATGAAATATCAGGTGTGCAAACACTGGTGGTCCTGCCTCACCTGTGTCAGTGCAGCTGGAGCCACTCCGGTACCAGCTGGCCAGGGTGTGCAGTGCAATGAAGTTGGCCTCGAACTCACAGTTGGGGTTGAGCAGCAGGCCTCGCAGACAGGGGACCAGGCGGGCAGGGCGCCCCTTGAAGGGGCCGAGGAACACGCGCTTGGAGTCGTAGTCGTTGGCATGGAGGTTATCCCAGATGAGTGGGCGCCTCCGCAGCACCTCCTCCACCCCAGCCAGGGACTCCACCGACAGCTCCCTTGAGATCACCTTCGTACCTGTGCGCCGGAGGAGCAgaacagaagtgtgtgtgtgtgtgtgtgtgtgtgtttatcttggATTagctctgcctgcctgcctgcctgcatgtctgtctgcttgtctcagcctgtctgtctgtgtctgtaacagggagaggagccctgtacatttatttgtttatttttagaacggggtctccccctctgcccgtgtcacatttatgtttgtttattatcatttattatgtatttaaatgatggcgaaagccgtgggtattgtttttgtatttaaatataatggcGTAgctgtgcgtttgttttgttattgttttgtttttattttaaacatgttctgttaAGGAAAGGTAGGCAGCTCACCTCTGACAGGAGTAATTAAAAAacacctgtgcagaaggtggccatggTCACCTGTACATAAACCTGCacctctctgcactccgggtgtgGGTGTTCGACAGGAGGAACAAGAGTAAGGAacgagagagaaatttaaaaaatgaaacagaaagtaatctaggaacagtgaaggcaatttgcccagcctgacctggatcatacctactgttttgtgtttgagatttgtttttgtttgcctttttatttttatgctctgtGAGCAAAGTATTTTCCGAGTTCAGAAGCTAAGCAGAGAGACAATAAGTTCTGCATTGgaacaaacaaattaacaaatgaataGCCTGGTGGGTGTTCCGCTGCTCACCTGTCCACACGACCCCGATGTCAGGGTGCAGTTCCTCTCCCACTGTCCTCAGGTAGGTGGATTTGGACAGACTGGGATAACAGAGAGCGTCACAGTATTCTGTGGAACATCCGCACAGTACACAAGGATTAGACACTAACACTTTACAGTATGCATCAATGAAAATTATATGGCTTTCAGAAAGCAGGACAACACCACCATGATTTTCCAGAATTACTGGAAAACAGTATCAGATATCTGGGGGAGAAGAATACATTTGTtcaatggaattttttttttaatttttgtatgcCAAGAATCAATGTATGATTCAGAACCGATTTCTGTCTAGTTATGCTGGAATTAGTCCATTTCCATTGATATCATTGACTGAGCACATTCCCTTGCAagttatgaaatgaaaataaactttCAGCTAAAACGTGTCCCAAACATGTACCATAACTTACACAGCCACCCACAATACTCTGCAGTAAGCCTGATCTCACCTGATCTCGGAAACTAAGCAaggttgggcttggttagtacttgcaTTCAAGACCACCACCAACACTCAAGATGCCAGACATTGACCAGATAAACCTGCTTCTACAGCTCTACTCAATAACACTGACACACATCTTGGGGTGTCTCCTCAAATTGTACACCACTGCTTTACAAACATCAGAGATCACAAACTGAACAGTCTCCAGATCTTCTCTGAGAGCAGGTATGGATTAGTGTCAGTCTGAGCTGTCTGCGTGTGAAAGCCAGGGCCCATCTGCTTGCACCCACCTGTAGGGCAGAAAAGGAAGATGTCAGGTTTCTCCAAGTAGTGGAAAATCTCATTGGCTACCGAGA
The sequence above is a segment of the Polyodon spathula isolate WHYD16114869_AA chromosome 2, ASM1765450v1, whole genome shotgun sequence genome. Coding sequences within it:
- the si:dkey-183c6.8 gene encoding protein O-GlcNAcase isoform X2 produces the protein MGDRPGFLCGVVEGFYGRPWSMEQRKVLFQWMEKWGLNTYLYGPKDDLKHRLLWREMYSAEEAAQLKTLVQAAGSRGLRFVYALSPGQDIIFSSSCDVGLMKRKLRQVAGFGCQAFAILFDDIDHSLCQADKEAFSSFAHAEVSVANEIFHYLEKPDIFLFCPTEYCDALCYPSLSKSTYLRTVGEELHPDIGVVWTGTKVISRELSVESLAGVEEVLRRRPLIWDNLHANDYDSKRVFLGPFKGRPARLVPCLRGLLLNPNCEFEANFIALHTLASWYRSGSSCTDTEDQQQEKEEACERDKGKQTETQAHKGSRQSLYCPEEALTRAIQDWMEEIAKPLQPGRQSCQVEKQSPVNNTEPKRVTEGAEPDKTTRGGSHKLTHGALKNSPPSSLSSPSSPAQQGETGPGGGTEPEEEEWGKAEQQSLLNGGETSNEKERQSDGEGERLWKEKGCRGEVVQACEPLTPAQVRLLVGLYYLPHEHGAEGQRLLKDFQWLNSKSDCVSVNVKKTEPRKVEEWRSRALQFQLACDSISQLHSCFVSSSNRAVLYDLYPYLWDLRNTLLVAKAFVMWLDGRVLCDHYSFSSWRNCFHWCRSNASVDLLGESEPWVFKGGIAGEFQMMLPMGTNIELFNPPPPIFPSTKLYSIRPFLPRDKVELYRICRRLHCKTRDSPDASQCHPDLVGDRLLGAALSLSPEYCFVLEEEEELCGCALGVLDIKTFHKKCEATWLPAMREKYPKATATTAPGRTLAQEAVLFFHSERPSYPDSLLHHFPSMVQLDVLPPDLLLDTSVTRSLATCLLSALKANGSKGVFCEVLPTDRTRLEFFTKLGFLEIFGSDALTREDIVLGRLL
- the si:dkey-183c6.8 gene encoding protein O-GlcNAcase isoform X5, whose product is MVAGFGCQAFAILFDDIDHSLCQADKEAFSSFAHAEVSVANEIFHYLEKPDIFLFCPTEYCDALCYPSLSKSTYLRTVGEELHPDIGVVWTGTKVISRELSVESLAGVEEVLRRRPLIWDNLHANDYDSKRVFLGPFKGRPARLVPCLRGLLLNPNCEFEANFIALHTLASWYRSGSSCTDTAEDQQQEKEEACERDKGKQTETQAHKGSRQSLYCPEEALTRAIQDWMEEIAKPLQPGRQSCQVEKQSPVNNTEPKRVTEGAEPDKTTRGGSHKLTHGALKNSPPSSLSSPSSPAQQGETGPGGGTEPEEEEWGKAEQQSLLNGGETSNEKERQSDGEGERLWKEKGCRGEVVQACEPLTPAQVRLLVGLYYLPHEHGAEGQRLLKDFQWLNSKSDCVSVNVKKTEPRKVEEWRSRALQFQLACDSISQLHSCFVSSSNRAVLYDLYPYLWDLRNTLLVAKAFVMWLDGRVLCDHYSFSSWRNCFHWCRSNASVDLLGESEPWVFKGGIAGEFQMMLPMGTNIELFNPPPPIFPSTKLYSIRPFLPRDKVELYRICRRLHCKTRDSPDASQCHPDLVGDRLLGAALSLSPEYCFVLEEEEELCGCALGVLDIKTFHKKCEATWLPAMREKYPKATATTAPGRTLAQEAVLFFHSERPSYPDSLLHHFPSMVQLDVLPPDLLLDTSVTRSLATCLLSALKANGSKGVFCEVLPTDRTRLEFFTKLGFLEIFGSDALTREDIVLGRLL
- the si:dkey-183c6.8 gene encoding protein O-GlcNAcase isoform X1, with the translated sequence MGDRPGFLCGVVEGFYGRPWSMEQRKVLFQWMEKWGLNTYLYGPKDDLKHRLLWREMYSAEEAAQLKTLVQAAGSRGLRFVYALSPGQDIIFSSSCDVGLMKRKLRQVAGFGCQAFAILFDDIDHSLCQADKEAFSSFAHAEVSVANEIFHYLEKPDIFLFCPTEYCDALCYPSLSKSTYLRTVGEELHPDIGVVWTGTKVISRELSVESLAGVEEVLRRRPLIWDNLHANDYDSKRVFLGPFKGRPARLVPCLRGLLLNPNCEFEANFIALHTLASWYRSGSSCTDTAEDQQQEKEEACERDKGKQTETQAHKGSRQSLYCPEEALTRAIQDWMEEIAKPLQPGRQSCQVEKQSPVNNTEPKRVTEGAEPDKTTRGGSHKLTHGALKNSPPSSLSSPSSPAQQGETGPGGGTEPEEEEWGKAEQQSLLNGGETSNEKERQSDGEGERLWKEKGCRGEVVQACEPLTPAQVRLLVGLYYLPHEHGAEGQRLLKDFQWLNSKSDCVSVNVKKTEPRKVEEWRSRALQFQLACDSISQLHSCFVSSSNRAVLYDLYPYLWDLRNTLLVAKAFVMWLDGRVLCDHYSFSSWRNCFHWCRSNASVDLLGESEPWVFKGGIAGEFQMMLPMGTNIELFNPPPPIFPSTKLYSIRPFLPRDKVELYRICRRLHCKTRDSPDASQCHPDLVGDRLLGAALSLSPEYCFVLEEEEELCGCALGVLDIKTFHKKCEATWLPAMREKYPKATATTAPGRTLAQEAVLFFHSERPSYPDSLLHHFPSMVQLDVLPPDLLLDTSVTRSLATCLLSALKANGSKGVFCEVLPTDRTRLEFFTKLGFLEIFGSDALTREDIVLGRLL
- the si:dkey-183c6.8 gene encoding protein O-GlcNAcase isoform X4; this translates as MKATTQHHHVAGFGCQAFAILFDDIDHSLCQADKEAFSSFAHAEVSVANEIFHYLEKPDIFLFCPTEYCDALCYPSLSKSTYLRTVGEELHPDIGVVWTGTKVISRELSVESLAGVEEVLRRRPLIWDNLHANDYDSKRVFLGPFKGRPARLVPCLRGLLLNPNCEFEANFIALHTLASWYRSGSSCTDTAEDQQQEKEEACERDKGKQTETQAHKGSRQSLYCPEEALTRAIQDWMEEIAKPLQPGRQSCQVEKQSPVNNTEPKRVTEGAEPDKTTRGGSHKLTHGALKNSPPSSLSSPSSPAQQGETGPGGGTEPEEEEWGKAEQQSLLNGGETSNEKERQSDGEGERLWKEKGCRGEVVQACEPLTPAQVRLLVGLYYLPHEHGAEGQRLLKDFQWLNSKSDCVSVNVKKTEPRKVEEWRSRALQFQLACDSISQLHSCFVSSSNRAVLYDLYPYLWDLRNTLLVAKAFVMWLDGRVLCDHYSFSSWRNCFHWCRSNASVDLLGESEPWVFKGGIAGEFQMMLPMGTNIELFNPPPPIFPSTKLYSIRPFLPRDKVELYRICRRLHCKTRDSPDASQCHPDLVGDRLLGAALSLSPEYCFVLEEEEELCGCALGVLDIKTFHKKCEATWLPAMREKYPKATATTAPGRTLAQEAVLFFHSERPSYPDSLLHHFPSMVQLDVLPPDLLLDTSVTRSLATCLLSALKANGSKGVFCEVLPTDRTRLEFFTKLGFLEIFGSDALTREDIVLGRLL
- the si:dkey-183c6.8 gene encoding protein O-GlcNAcase isoform X3, with amino-acid sequence MGDRPGFLCGVVEGFYGRPWSMEQRKVLFQWMEKWGLNTYLYGPKDDLKHRLLWREMYSAEEAAQLKTLVQAAGSRGLRFVYALSPGQDIIFSSSCDVGLMKRKLRQVAGFGCQAFAILFDDIDHSLCQADKEAFSSFAHAEVSVANEIFHYLEKPDIFLFCPTEYCDALCYPSLSKSTYLRTVGEELHPDIGVVWTGTKVISRELSVESLAGVEEVLRRRPLIWDNLHANDYDSKRVFLGPFKGRPARLVPCLRGLLLNPNCEFEANFIALHTLASWYRSGSSCTDTAEDQQQEKEEACERDKGKQTETQAHKGSRQSLYCPEEALTRAIQDWMEEIAKPLQPGRQSCQVEKQSPVNNTEPKRVTEGAEPDKTTRGGSHKLTHGALKNSPPSSLSSPSSPAQQGETGPGGGTEPEEEEWGKAEQQSLLNGGETSNEKERQSDGEGERLWKEKGCRGEVVQACEPLTPAQVRLLVGLYYLPHEHGAEGQRLLKDFQWLNSKSDCVSVNVKKTEPRKVEEWRSRALQFQLACDSISQLHSCFVSSSNRAVLYDLYPYLWDLRNTLLVAKAFVMWLDGRVLCDHYSFSSWRNCFHWCRSNASVDLLGESEPWVFKGGIAGEFQMMLPMGTNIELFNPPPPIFPSTKLYSIRPFLPRDKVELYRICRRLHCKTRDSPDASQCHPDLVGDRLLGAALSLSPEYCFVLEEEEELCGCALGVLDIKTFHKKCEATWLPAMREKYPKATATTAPGRTLAQTLVLFAGSCSVFPF